From the Pseudomonadota bacterium genome, one window contains:
- a CDS encoding 4'-phosphopantetheinyl transferase superfamily protein, whose amino-acid sequence MAQPDTLTAGDVHVWLAEPEAFLVSLESVDQALALLDADEQRRYHAFRFDRDRRVFLAAHLLLRTRLSLYAPVAPGAWTFEKNAFGRPEVAGGLLEADGLRFNLSHTNGLVACAITRSADVGIDVESLSRPTPGLDIAERFFSPDEFAMLQKAPADEQHQLFFAIWTLKEAYIKARGMGLSLPLDQFAFDIDGLAVRGVRFRDEIKDNPKNWRFGVQSAGHQHLLAFAVRREDGGNIQPVIHQA is encoded by the coding sequence ATGGCACAACCCGATACCCTAACTGCGGGCGACGTCCACGTGTGGCTGGCTGAGCCGGAGGCCTTTCTGGTCTCGCTGGAGAGCGTCGACCAGGCGCTTGCTCTGCTGGATGCCGATGAGCAGCGGCGCTACCACGCCTTCCGGTTCGACCGCGACCGCCGCGTCTTTCTGGCCGCTCATCTGCTGTTGCGGACCAGACTGTCGCTCTACGCGCCGGTTGCGCCGGGGGCATGGACATTTGAGAAGAACGCCTTTGGACGGCCCGAGGTCGCGGGCGGCCTGCTGGAAGCCGACGGGCTGCGCTTCAATCTTTCCCATACAAATGGTCTGGTCGCCTGCGCCATCACGCGGTCGGCGGATGTCGGTATCGATGTCGAGTCCTTATCACGCCCGACGCCCGGTCTCGACATCGCCGAACGTTTCTTCTCACCCGACGAGTTCGCCATGCTCCAGAAAGCGCCGGCAGACGAGCAGCACCAGCTGTTCTTTGCCATTTGGACCCTCAAGGAGGCCTATATTAAGGCCCGCGGCATGGGCCTCTCCCTGCCCCTGGACCAATTCGCCTTCGATATCGATGGTCTCGCGGTTCGCGGCGTCCGCTTCCGCGACGAAATCAAGGACAATCCGAAAAACTGGCGGTTTGGCGTTCAAAGCGCCGGTCATCAGCACCTTCTGGCATTCGCGGTGCGGCGTGAAGACGGCGGCAACATTCAGCCGGTGATCCACCAAGCCTGA
- a CDS encoding amino acid adenylation domain-containing protein — protein sequence MPDQQPSASGTAAKGPIEDVYPLTDMQHGILVRCVSYPDQPVYMGQWWAEIQGALDEQAFADAWNVVVERHTALRSAFHWELKDQPFQVVHRQAPLSVEMLDWSASADWRHDLQVFLKADREKIFDLKRPPLMRVRLVRLADDRHVIIWTRHHLVVDGWSLGVILDEVFTAYRALKDSQSPVLGGALPFRSYVDWDKGRDSASALAHWRDVLAGFDQSALAAGELATAADLAELVETVDEQTTTRLLERARDARLTPNTLVQGAWALVLSRLVGRDDVLFGSVETQRPAHLLDDGAATLVGPQIAVLPVRAKLDNTPLGDWLAELQAAMVAGRDAGGVGLDAIREIIDQPRDALPFESLVGFQNYPLDESKPLKEAGLSVIDSADISLPDMPLNLMVETGDSMTLRLIVDRRRHTEDQAGNTLAMLATALHAVADGTAGPVNEIDVLPEDMTRRLLDVYAGNVDLDVPEPVVPDLILRHAQSTPSAVALRYGQQAITYQQLAGTACGIAEQIGRAEEAANRRIGVMMDRSPTGIAALVGVMLAGAAYVPLDPEGSSGRRDRILSAAGIDTVVTSSDYADQFPHCRVVLVDGMANDVKNDIAPTLPSSDDEAYVIFTSGSTGEPKGVIVGQDNLRYHVAARAAAYPDQPVDTFLLTFPIHFDGSVTVIFSTLATGGTLVLPEPVEATDPERLAALIKSAGVTHTDMIPSMWSLVLEAAEPVDLASIRLALVAAEPCPRDLVAAHDAKLPGVPLYNEYGPTETTVWATLHRCEPSEHETTVPIGRPIPGTRVYLLDSLGRLSPPSSIGELTVAGPAVARGYIGADEATAAKFTPNSFASDPVYASAYRTGDLAAFDPDGQLAFHGRADHQVKVNGHRIELGEIEACLASHPDIKEAVVVVRQDGDRPAHLVAHIAGADLPEADDLRQYTGGHLPAYMVPNVMVRHDRLPRTVAGKVDRTQLPAPIDETPAAPPEGERERALATIWQDALGRPEISRHDDFFALGGTSLIAMQVVSRIRRDLKVNADLLDLFEEPEIALLAARLEAREPADAGSGAKLTQRRRTHVDLSTVAGPGASA from the coding sequence ATGCCTGATCAGCAGCCATCTGCGTCGGGCACGGCGGCAAAGGGACCCATCGAGGATGTCTACCCGCTGACCGACATGCAGCACGGCATCCTGGTCAGATGCGTCAGCTATCCCGACCAGCCCGTCTACATGGGCCAGTGGTGGGCCGAAATCCAAGGTGCGCTTGACGAACAGGCCTTTGCCGATGCCTGGAACGTTGTTGTCGAACGCCACACCGCGCTTCGATCGGCGTTTCACTGGGAGTTGAAGGATCAACCCTTCCAGGTCGTGCATCGCCAAGCACCCCTTTCCGTCGAGATGCTTGACTGGTCCGCAAGCGCGGACTGGCGTCACGATCTTCAGGTTTTCCTGAAGGCCGATAGGGAAAAGATCTTTGATCTGAAACGGCCGCCGCTCATGCGGGTCAGGCTTGTGCGGCTCGCCGACGACCGGCATGTGATCATCTGGACACGCCATCACCTGGTAGTCGATGGCTGGTCGTTGGGGGTGATCCTCGACGAGGTCTTCACGGCCTATCGCGCCCTGAAGGATTCGCAGTCGCCGGTGCTTGGCGGCGCTCTGCCCTTTCGGTCTTATGTCGACTGGGACAAGGGCCGCGACAGTGCGTCGGCTTTGGCGCACTGGAGAGACGTTCTCGCCGGTTTCGACCAGTCCGCCTTGGCGGCAGGTGAGCTCGCCACGGCGGCGGATCTCGCCGAGTTGGTCGAAACGGTCGATGAGCAGACAACAACGCGGCTCCTGGAACGCGCGCGTGACGCGCGCCTGACGCCGAACACGCTGGTCCAAGGCGCCTGGGCGCTCGTCCTGTCGCGCTTGGTCGGCCGCGATGACGTGCTGTTCGGCTCGGTGGAGACTCAACGGCCCGCCCATCTGCTCGATGATGGTGCCGCGACGCTGGTCGGACCGCAGATCGCCGTCTTGCCGGTCCGCGCCAAACTCGACAACACGCCGCTTGGCGACTGGCTCGCCGAGCTACAGGCGGCCATGGTCGCCGGGCGCGATGCTGGCGGAGTCGGCCTCGACGCTATTCGCGAGATCATTGACCAGCCCCGCGACGCCCTGCCGTTCGAGAGTCTGGTCGGTTTCCAGAACTACCCGCTGGATGAGTCTAAGCCGCTTAAGGAAGCCGGTCTTTCGGTCATCGACAGCGCCGACATCTCATTGCCGGACATGCCGCTCAACCTGATGGTCGAGACCGGCGATAGCATGACACTGCGCCTGATCGTCGATCGCCGCCGCCACACGGAAGACCAGGCAGGCAACACCTTGGCGATGCTGGCAACGGCCTTGCACGCCGTCGCCGACGGAACCGCTGGCCCCGTCAACGAGATCGACGTTCTGCCGGAAGACATGACGCGGCGTCTCCTGGACGTTTATGCCGGCAACGTCGACCTGGATGTTCCCGAACCCGTCGTGCCGGATTTGATCCTGCGGCACGCCCAGTCAACGCCGTCGGCGGTCGCGCTGCGTTATGGCCAGCAGGCGATCACCTATCAGCAGCTTGCCGGCACGGCATGCGGCATCGCCGAGCAGATTGGTCGGGCCGAAGAGGCGGCCAACAGGCGCATCGGTGTCATGATGGACCGCTCGCCCACCGGCATCGCGGCGCTCGTCGGCGTTATGCTGGCTGGCGCGGCCTACGTGCCCCTGGACCCCGAAGGCTCGAGCGGCCGGCGCGACCGCATCCTGAGCGCCGCCGGCATCGACACGGTGGTGACGTCGTCGGACTACGCCGACCAGTTCCCGCATTGCCGTGTCGTCCTCGTCGATGGCATGGCGAATGACGTAAAAAACGACATCGCACCCACGCTGCCGTCGTCGGACGATGAGGCCTATGTCATCTTCACGTCCGGTTCGACCGGAGAGCCCAAGGGCGTCATCGTCGGGCAAGACAATCTTCGCTATCACGTGGCGGCGCGCGCGGCGGCCTATCCCGACCAGCCGGTTGACACCTTTCTTCTGACCTTTCCCATCCATTTCGACGGGTCGGTGACGGTCATCTTTTCGACCTTGGCGACGGGCGGAACACTGGTCCTGCCCGAGCCGGTCGAGGCGACGGACCCCGAGCGCCTGGCGGCCCTCATCAAGTCTGCCGGCGTCACCCACACCGATATGATCCCGTCCATGTGGAGCCTGGTTCTGGAAGCGGCCGAACCAGTTGATCTGGCATCCATTCGCCTGGCCCTGGTTGCGGCCGAACCCTGTCCAAGAGACCTGGTCGCCGCCCACGACGCCAAACTGCCCGGCGTGCCGCTCTATAACGAGTACGGTCCAACCGAGACGACCGTGTGGGCGACGCTGCACCGTTGCGAACCCTCCGAACACGAGACGACAGTCCCGATCGGGCGGCCGATCCCCGGAACGCGCGTCTATCTGCTGGATTCGCTCGGCAGGCTATCTCCGCCCAGCAGCATCGGAGAACTGACGGTGGCGGGCCCAGCGGTCGCGCGCGGCTATATTGGCGCTGACGAAGCGACGGCCGCCAAGTTCACGCCCAACTCCTTTGCAAGCGACCCCGTCTACGCGTCGGCGTACCGCACCGGCGATCTCGCCGCCTTTGACCCCGACGGCCAACTGGCGTTTCACGGCCGCGCCGATCATCAGGTCAAGGTCAACGGACACCGCATCGAACTAGGCGAGATCGAGGCCTGCCTGGCCAGCCATCCCGACATCAAGGAAGCCGTCGTCGTCGTCCGCCAAGACGGTGATCGCCCGGCCCATCTGGTCGCCCATATCGCCGGCGCCGATCTGCCGGAAGCCGACGATCTCCGCCAGTACACCGGGGGCCATCTGCCTGCCTACATGGTGCCCAACGTCATGGTGCGCCACGATCGGTTGCCGCGCACGGTCGCCGGCAAGGTCGACAGGACGCAGCTTCCCGCCCCCATTGATGAGACCCCGGCGGCACCGCCCGAGGGTGAGCGCGAGCGCGCGCTGGCAACAATCTGGCAGGACGCGCTTGGCCGCCCAGAGATCAGCCGCCATGATGACTTCTTCGCATTGGGCGGCACGTCACTAATCGCCATGCAGGTGGTTTCACGCATCAGACGCGACCTGAAAGTAAACGCCGATTTGCTCGACCTGTTTGAAGAACCTGAAATTGCGTTGCTGGCTGCACGGCTCGAGGCGCGCGAACCGGCGGATGCCGGTTCCGGCGCCAAGCTGACCCAGCGGCGTCGAACACACGTAGACCTGTCGACCGTGGCGGGTCCGGGAGCGAGCGCCTAG
- a CDS encoding GMC family oxidoreductase — protein sequence MTDETVDVLIVGAGASAAAFAWSLVETRMHIVCLEQGDWMNSSTYPSTGRDWEARANGDFSIDPNVRKRETDYPINVEESPIAVANFNGVGGGTILYSGHFPRFHPSDFRVNSLDGVADDWPIDYATLEPFYQVDERMTGVSGLAGDPANPDKHPVMPPLPLGKSGEALARGFNAMDWHWWPSDSAVASQPYNGRDKCVNLGACGSGCAQGAKASTDITYWPEAIRGKVEVRTRARVREVTVNDEGMATGVIYYDADGVEHEQKAEVVVMACNGVGTPRILLNSTSAQFPNGLANSSGLVGKNFMFHPYALIQGVFDDPFDGYKGPHNCLLSQEFYETDRDRGFVRGFTFECCRGVTPISTALTGMNAGQIPWGWDHHRAYRELWKRLVPIFAICEDLPEEHNTVTLDPELKDSNGIPAPKISYTLSDNSTKMLNYAIARATEALRAAGAKDIICESPIAYAGWHLMGTARMGTDPATSVVNAWGRCHDVKNLFIIDGSIFVTSAGVNPTRTIQALALYIADAVKQRLATLFD from the coding sequence ATGACAGACGAGACGGTTGATGTGTTGATCGTTGGCGCCGGCGCGTCGGCCGCGGCATTCGCCTGGAGCCTCGTCGAAACGCGCATGCACATTGTCTGCCTGGAGCAGGGCGACTGGATGAACTCCAGCACCTATCCCAGCACCGGCCGTGACTGGGAAGCCCGCGCCAACGGCGATTTCAGCATCGATCCCAATGTACGAAAGCGCGAGACGGACTATCCGATTAATGTTGAGGAGTCGCCCATCGCCGTCGCCAACTTCAACGGTGTCGGCGGCGGAACGATCCTCTATTCCGGCCATTTCCCGCGCTTTCACCCCTCTGACTTCCGGGTCAATTCGCTTGATGGCGTGGCCGACGACTGGCCGATCGACTACGCGACGCTTGAGCCGTTCTATCAGGTCGATGAGCGTATGACGGGCGTCTCCGGCTTGGCCGGCGACCCCGCCAACCCCGACAAGCATCCGGTCATGCCGCCCTTGCCGCTGGGCAAATCAGGCGAGGCGCTGGCGCGGGGGTTTAACGCCATGGACTGGCATTGGTGGCCATCCGATAGCGCCGTTGCCAGCCAGCCCTACAACGGACGCGACAAGTGCGTGAACCTAGGTGCCTGCGGCAGTGGCTGCGCCCAGGGCGCCAAGGCAAGCACCGACATCACCTACTGGCCAGAAGCCATACGCGGCAAGGTCGAGGTCAGAACCCGCGCTCGTGTGCGCGAGGTGACGGTAAACGACGAGGGCATGGCGACTGGCGTCATCTACTACGACGCCGACGGCGTCGAGCACGAACAAAAGGCCGAAGTCGTGGTGATGGCCTGCAACGGTGTCGGCACGCCGCGTATCCTGTTGAACTCCACGTCGGCGCAGTTCCCCAATGGCCTTGCCAACAGCAGCGGTCTGGTCGGCAAGAACTTCATGTTTCATCCCTATGCCCTGATCCAGGGCGTCTTCGACGATCCGTTCGACGGTTACAAAGGTCCGCACAATTGTCTTCTGAGTCAGGAGTTCTATGAAACCGACAGGGATCGGGGCTTTGTCCGCGGGTTCACGTTCGAATGCTGCCGCGGCGTTACGCCGATCAGCACCGCACTCACCGGCATGAACGCCGGACAGATCCCATGGGGCTGGGATCATCACCGCGCGTATAGGGAACTCTGGAAACGCCTGGTGCCGATTTTCGCCATCTGCGAGGATCTGCCCGAAGAACACAACACCGTCACGCTTGATCCGGAGCTCAAGGACTCGAACGGTATCCCAGCGCCCAAGATCTCTTACACGCTCAGTGACAACAGCACGAAGATGCTGAACTACGCCATTGCGCGCGCCACCGAGGCGCTACGCGCAGCCGGCGCCAAGGACATCATCTGCGAATCACCGATCGCTTATGCCGGTTGGCATCTGATGGGAACCGCGCGCATGGGCACGGACCCCGCGACATCGGTCGTGAACGCATGGGGCCGGTGTCACGACGTGAAGAACCTCTTCATCATCGACGGCAGCATTTTCGTGACCTCCGCCGGCGTTAACCCGACACGCACTATTCAGGCCTTGGCGCTCTACATCGCCGATGCCGTCAAGCAGCGATTGGCGACCTTGTTCGACTAG
- a CDS encoding antibiotic biosynthesis monooxygenase, producing MAGMFMTISRCHVKAGSEAEARALLEKEMLPGDGKSPGDVVDGLVGFGLMKAKADESMYGVVTVWRSEADFDKMSSNPAASDAGGLVAKLQKLCDGDVKGEGFYIESL from the coding sequence ATGGCCGGTATGTTTATGACGATCTCGCGTTGCCATGTTAAGGCGGGTAGCGAGGCAGAAGCCCGGGCTCTTCTTGAAAAAGAAATGCTTCCCGGTGACGGCAAGAGTCCTGGCGACGTTGTCGACGGTTTGGTTGGATTTGGCCTGATGAAGGCCAAGGCTGACGAATCTATGTATGGCGTCGTCACCGTCTGGCGCAGCGAAGCCGATTTCGACAAGATGTCCAGCAACCCGGCCGCCTCGGATGCCGGCGGATTGGTCGCGAAGCTCCAGAAGCTGTGCGACGGCGACGTCAAGGGCGAAGGCTTCTACATTGAAAGCCTCTGA
- a CDS encoding extracellular solute-binding protein, producing MQTNRLRNACGRIAAAVFLGSVLIYTGALAQDDENPDAEFSTELQQAAVSPSNPRNEITFTTWTGPYMRSQMLGFVRPYEEMIGGRINVEHYAGDLEEIRDQVESANVIWDVVDLTQADSLRACEEGLLEDLSDVDLPDGVDGTNFRDDFVEGALNRCGIGVIIWATVYAFNNEAFADNPPSSVQDFFDVDTYPGPRAIRNDPTVVMEWALIADGVAEADVYSVLATQEGIERALAKMDAIKPGLMLWEDGLEPVRMLNAGEVVMSSVWATTGATASREEGAKFTVEWDGRVIELDLFGIPKGSRFKEEAIDFIRFASSSQSLADMVSYLPNGPTRKSSLGLLSEETLAQLPNGPAYEEKVSIMSDAEWWAEHEQVLEEAFDAWIAGSVREGASGTVR from the coding sequence ATGCAAACAAACCGACTAAGAAACGCGTGTGGCAGGATTGCCGCAGCCGTTTTCCTGGGCTCGGTACTGATCTACACCGGTGCGCTCGCACAGGACGACGAGAATCCTGATGCCGAGTTCTCCACGGAACTCCAGCAAGCGGCTGTGTCGCCGTCCAATCCACGAAACGAGATCACGTTCACGACGTGGACCGGCCCTTACATGCGCAGCCAGATGCTGGGCTTCGTCCGGCCCTATGAGGAGATGATCGGTGGGCGGATAAACGTCGAGCACTATGCCGGCGATCTCGAGGAGATTCGCGATCAGGTCGAATCCGCCAATGTCATCTGGGATGTTGTCGACCTGACCCAGGCGGATTCACTGCGCGCATGCGAAGAAGGTTTGTTGGAGGACCTCTCCGATGTCGATCTTCCCGATGGCGTCGACGGCACAAACTTCCGCGATGACTTCGTCGAAGGTGCGCTGAACCGCTGCGGCATCGGCGTCATCATCTGGGCGACGGTGTACGCCTTCAACAACGAAGCCTTCGCCGATAATCCACCAAGCTCGGTTCAGGATTTCTTTGACGTCGACACCTATCCCGGCCCCCGTGCGATCCGCAACGATCCGACGGTGGTCATGGAGTGGGCGCTGATAGCCGATGGCGTTGCCGAAGCGGATGTCTATAGCGTCCTGGCGACGCAGGAAGGCATCGAACGCGCGCTCGCCAAGATGGACGCAATCAAACCCGGTCTCATGCTTTGGGAGGACGGTTTGGAGCCGGTGCGTATGTTGAACGCTGGCGAGGTCGTCATGTCATCGGTCTGGGCAACGACGGGTGCCACCGCCTCGCGTGAAGAAGGCGCCAAGTTCACCGTCGAGTGGGACGGTCGTGTGATCGAGCTCGATCTGTTCGGCATCCCCAAGGGTAGTCGCTTCAAGGAAGAGGCCATCGATTTCATTCGCTTCGCCAGCAGCTCACAGTCGCTGGCTGACATGGTGAGCTATCTGCCCAACGGACCGACGCGTAAGTCTTCGCTGGGCCTGTTGTCGGAGGAGACGCTGGCGCAGTTGCCCAACGGGCCTGCCTATGAGGAAAAGGTCTCGATCATGTCGGACGCCGAGTGGTGGGCCGAGCACGAGCAGGTCCTGGAAGAAGCCTTTGACGCGTGGATCGCGGGATCCGTCAGGGAAGGCGCTTCGGGAACGGTGCGATGA
- a CDS encoding DUF6655 family protein yields MARALLAVLVVSCSELRESEPGRTATEQLMFSTAIERVFDNLAIQIPPDTKVFVDARYVQGTDSLYLVATLRDRILRQGGYLVTTRSEADLVFEPRVGALSIDRRTTLVGIPSFPIPIPLTGEFQFPELALFKEDRQQGVVKLALTSYDAKTGELDSSLAPAYGFSQSTDWVLLLLVDWHDNDLMPSPQNDEWVGESSFEETITDFDVDP; encoded by the coding sequence TTGGCCCGGGCCCTTCTTGCCGTCCTCGTTGTTTCCTGTTCGGAACTGCGCGAGAGCGAGCCGGGCCGCACGGCGACCGAGCAGCTTATGTTCTCCACCGCCATCGAGCGCGTGTTCGATAATCTGGCGATCCAGATCCCGCCGGACACCAAGGTCTTTGTCGATGCCCGCTATGTGCAAGGCACCGACAGCCTCTACCTGGTGGCAACCTTGCGCGACCGGATCCTGCGGCAGGGCGGTTACCTCGTCACGACCCGTAGCGAGGCGGACCTGGTGTTCGAGCCGCGCGTCGGCGCGCTCTCCATCGATCGGCGGACAACGCTGGTCGGCATTCCCAGCTTCCCGATCCCGATCCCGCTGACCGGTGAGTTTCAGTTTCCCGAACTCGCGCTGTTCAAAGAAGACCGGCAGCAGGGCGTCGTGAAACTGGCGCTGACCAGCTATGACGCGAAAACTGGCGAACTCGACAGTTCGCTTGCGCCCGCTTACGGGTTTTCACAGAGCACCGACTGGGTCCTGTTGTTGCTGGTCGACTGGCATGACAACGATCTGATGCCGTCGCCTCAGAACGACGAGTGGGTCGGAGAGAGCTCCTTCGAAGAAACAATCACCGACTTCGATGTCGATCCTTAG